The Staphylococcus saprophyticus subsp. saprophyticus ATCC 15305 = NCTC 7292 genome contains the following window.
TCTCTGCCTAATAAGTTCATCATAATCGCCGGTTTCAATAGTGTTACTTGTTGTGGTAATTGTTGTCCTGTTATTGCCTTAATATGTGTATCAAATTGAGAATATTCGCAAGCTTCAATTGAATAATGTCCGGAATTATGCGGTCTAGGCGCAATTTCATTTACATATAGTTGATTCTGTTGATCTATAAAAAATTCAACTGTAAATGTACCTATAAAATGTATGGCTTTAATTATTTTATTTACTTCATTACGCGCTTCTTGCTCTTTATTATCTTGTACTCGCGCAGGCACGATTGTTTTAAATAGTATTTGATTTTGATGTTCATTTTCTTGTAGAGGGAAATATGTGATCTGATTGTTTGTACCGATGGTTACTGTCAAAGAAACTTCTTTACTTAAGTTTAGGTACTGTTCTGCTACACATTCTTGTGCTTGAATCAGTTGACGCGCTTCATCTAAATGAGTGGCGTCTTTAACAAGCACTTGACCTTTACCGTCATATCCACCGAAACGTGTTTTAACAATAAAAGGATATCCAATTGAATCAACCGCTTTAACTAAATCGTCATAGTCAGTTAATTGGAGGAACGGCGCTATATTACTGCCAGAATCTTGTAAAGTTTGTTTCTCCGTCAGGCGATCTTGAAGTAATTGAATCGCTTGATAGCCTTGAGGAATATTATATTTTGAAGCTAATGCTTGTAATTGATTAGCCGAGATATTTTCAAATTCGTACGTTATTACATCTGATAATGCTCCAAGTCGATCTAGTGCTATTTGGTCGTCATACGCAGCGTTGATGAACTCGTTGGCAACATACTGGCAAGGACATGATGAATTGGGATCTAACACAATCACTTTGTATCCCATTTGTTGGGCAGACTGCGCCATCATTTTGCCCAGTTGACCGCCTCCTATGATACCTATGGTTGAGCCGAATTTTAATTTACTCAAGTTCATCTTGCATATCACTCACTTTCTCAACTAAAGATTTTTCATAATTTTCCAAATTCTTTTGCACTGTTTGATTACCAATACTAAGTATTCTTGCAGCCAAGATACCCGCATTTTTAGCGCCAGCTTTACCTATTGCTGTCGTTGCTACTGGAATACCACCTGGCATTTGTACAATTGACAATAGCGAATCCATTCCTTTTAAACTTTTAGACTCAATAGGAACGCCAATTACTGGTAAAGTCGTCATTGACGCAACCATACCTGGTAAATGCGCAGCACCGCCTGCACCAGCGATAATGACATCATATCCTGCATCTCTCGCTTCTCTTGAAAATTCAAACATTAATTGAGGCGTACGATGTGCTGAAACTACTTTTTTATCATACGGAATTTCAAATTGGTCTAACATCGAACAACTTTCTTTCATTGTTTCCCAATCAGAAGAACTTCCCATAATGACTACTACTTTCAAAATGAACACCCTTTCAGAAATTTGAAATGATACTACTATTAGATGTATATTACAGATATAGCATAACAAGTAAATGATGCTTTTTCAATCAAAAATCGAACTTTAATACTTTTTTTTTGTTTAATCTACGTCTTTTGGTTGTTAATTATCCCATCATTTGTGTTAATGTTAAGTAAAGTTCAAACATTCAAGGAGGATTTTTTCATGGTCGCAAAAATTTTAGACGGTAAACAAATCGCTAAAGATTACAGACAAGGACTTAAAGATCAAGTTGAAGCTTTACAAGCTGAGGGGTATACACCAAAATTATCTGTCATTCTAGTCGGTAATGATGGTGCAAGTCAAAGTTATGTCAACTCTAAAAAGAAAGCTGCGGAAAAGATTGGAATGATTTCAGAAATTGTTCATCTCGACGAATCTACTTCTGAAGCAGACGTTTTAAACGAATTAAAACGCTTAAATGAAGATGATAGTGTGAGCGGTATATTAGTCCAAGTACCACTTCCTGATCAAGTAAGTGAACAAAAAGTATTAGAATCTATTAACCCAGCAAAAGATGTCGATGGCTTCCATCCTGAAAATATTGGTAAGCTTTATATTGATCAACAAACATTTGTACCTTGTACACCATTAGGTATCATGGAACTTTTAAATCATGCCGATATTGATTTAGAAGGAAAAGACGCTGTTGTTATCGGACGTAGTCACATTGTAGGTCAACCAGTTTCTAAATTATTACTTCAAAAAAATGCTTCCGTAACGATTCTTCATTCAAGAACTAAAGATATGAAGCGTTATTTAAAAAATGCTGACATCATTGTTAGTGCTGTGGGTCGTCCTGGATTAGTAACAAAAGAAGACGTTAAAGAAGGCGCGGTTGTAATCGATGTAGGGAATACACCTGATGAAAATGGTAAATTAAAAGGTGATATCGAATACGATGAAGTTAAAGAAGTGGCAGGTGCAATTACACCCGTACCTGGTGGCGTTGGCCCAATGACAATTACAATGGTATTAAATAACACACTTATAGCTGAAAAAATGCGTAGAGGGATTGAATAAACTCGCGAGATAAAGAATCAATTTTTTTGATATTTATATAAATAAAATGCTTTACTGCTTCATTAACAAAACAAGACACGTTAAGTTCAATACGACTTAACGTGTCTTGTTTTTTGTTAATTTATATTATTTCATTCAATCATATAACACTTTATACACCAACACTTAATTTAGGGATAAACGATTCGAAATGAATTTTCGTTTCATCAACTTCCATTTCTTTTAAGGTAGTGATGATAGATTGAAGGAAATTAACACCACCACAAACATAAATTTCAGTATCTTTTGTTATAAATTGATTCAAATACGATGCATCCATATAACCCATTTTATGCTTATCATAAATAATATAATCGTTATTCTCTTTACTTTCAGCTATTGCCTCTAGTTTATTT
Protein-coding sequences here:
- the purK gene encoding 5-(carboxyamino)imidazole ribonucleotide synthase yields the protein MNLSKLKFGSTIGIIGGGQLGKMMAQSAQQMGYKVIVLDPNSSCPCQYVANEFINAAYDDQIALDRLGALSDVITYEFENISANQLQALASKYNIPQGYQAIQLLQDRLTEKQTLQDSGSNIAPFLQLTDYDDLVKAVDSIGYPFIVKTRFGGYDGKGQVLVKDATHLDEARQLIQAQECVAEQYLNLSKEVSLTVTIGTNNQITYFPLQENEHQNQILFKTIVPARVQDNKEQEARNEVNKIIKAIHFIGTFTVEFFIDQQNQLYVNEIAPRPHNSGHYSIEACEYSQFDTHIKAITGQQLPQQVTLLKPAIMMNLLGRDLDLLEDQFAEHPEWHVHIYGKNERKFNRKMGHLTVLTNDINETEQKLLKQFEGR
- the purE gene encoding 5-(carboxyamino)imidazole ribonucleotide mutase, giving the protein MKVVVIMGSSSDWETMKESCSMLDQFEIPYDKKVVSAHRTPQLMFEFSREARDAGYDVIIAGAGGAAHLPGMVASMTTLPVIGVPIESKSLKGMDSLLSIVQMPGGIPVATTAIGKAGAKNAGILAARILSIGNQTVQKNLENYEKSLVEKVSDMQDELE
- the folD gene encoding bifunctional methylenetetrahydrofolate dehydrogenase/methenyltetrahydrofolate cyclohydrolase FolD, with translation MVAKILDGKQIAKDYRQGLKDQVEALQAEGYTPKLSVILVGNDGASQSYVNSKKKAAEKIGMISEIVHLDESTSEADVLNELKRLNEDDSVSGILVQVPLPDQVSEQKVLESINPAKDVDGFHPENIGKLYIDQQTFVPCTPLGIMELLNHADIDLEGKDAVVIGRSHIVGQPVSKLLLQKNASVTILHSRTKDMKRYLKNADIIVSAVGRPGLVTKEDVKEGAVVIDVGNTPDENGKLKGDIEYDEVKEVAGAITPVPGGVGPMTITMVLNNTLIAEKMRRGIE